DNA from Lagenorhynchus albirostris chromosome 3, mLagAlb1.1, whole genome shotgun sequence:
GGAACGGATGTAAACAATTTGTCAGGTGTTCTAGAatgcactctttttttaaaatgtgtttaatttgGTTAATCCTAATAAAATGAGAGAGGAGTGCTAAAGGTTAAGCAATTGGTCTTCAAAAGTGGTTTTCATGGCATTTTTCTCATATCTACCATCTTCCTGTGGTAAACAGTTTTGACTAGTTGATATCCTTCTGTCGTATACCAGACCATGAAAGCCTGTTCCAGGGGATACACCTATTGGCACTGTCCCTCAAGAATACTAAGCAATgtgcttttatttcattgaacACATAATTTTGTAACTGATAGCAAAACGTAACTCTACAAATCACACGAAACTAAACGATTTGTTCTGGAATCAACTGTTGGAGAAAGAGGCAACTGGTTGAAAATGGATCATGAAGACGAGTGACCTGGGAGTTTGGTAGTGTCATTCTAACCCCGTTCTCAAGCCTTCTCTGGTAGAGTGCATTTCATGTACTCTGTAGTGTTACCTGAAGGAAAATCACATTTTAACCCATCCTTCCATGAATCAAGCTCTCACTGAAAGGGGTGCataaaacctgtgggatgcaggtAATCCAGCCCACCGAGCTGGAGTCTGCAGCTGCTCGGGGCCGCGGGGAAGGAGGCCAGGTCTACCGCGGCTGGATTCTGTGGCAGGGATGGCGGGGCCTCCTTGGCCGGTTCTTCAAACGGAGCCAGGTTTTGCGCTCGCCGATCCTGCACCAACACCAGGATGTTGCTCGCCATCACCCGGGACACCTTCGAGTACTCCTTGCTGGTTTCAGGGGTGCTGGTCTTCTCCGCCCGGCCGCTGTGCTCGTTTTGTTTCGGGAGCAGCGCCAGCGCTCCATCTTTGCTGACTTTGTGGATCTCCACGTACTCCAAGGGTTTAGCAGAGGTCAAGGGGGTCTTGTCCTGGGGCAGCAGCCGTGCCGCATCTTGGTCGGTCTTGGAACGGAAGCTTTCTGACTCCCCGCGCTCagctgcctttccttccccgcCAGTCTCAATGGTTTGTGAGGGTGTTAAAGCACGTGCGTCTGTTTTGTCCAACAAAGTGGATGCAGCACCTGCCGTGCCCAGGCCCAGCTTACACACATCAGCAACGCTGTGGTAAGATGACCTGGAGTAGTGCAGGCCGGGGGGCTGCAGCAAAGACCACGTTGAAGATTGGGATCCGCTGGCATGAAGACAGGGCATTTTGCCTTCCACGCTTGTGCTCTGAGGGCCTTGGGGCTGGGTAACGTTTGTCTCaggtttctctgccttctcaagGCCCTCAGGAGTGTGGAACTTGGAGGGATTGGCCTGAGGTTCATCACACTTTTCAGACAGAAGGGAAGGGCTGTCGCAGCTGCCCCGGCCAGAGTCACTGTCGGGATCCGAGTGCGTGGGCTTCACGCCTTGCCCCGGGTGTTCTTTGGAGTGAGCTGCCAGCAGCTGCTGGTCCCCACTGTCATCCACCTCTAAGAACTCCACCAGTAAGTCCTCGCAGTCGGAAGTGGGAGGGAAGTCTTGGCACCCCAGGGCGCTCAGAAGTTCCTCGGACTTGCCCTTCTATTAAAACACAGACACAAGGCAAGAAGGCTGTCAGGTTCATAACATTCCAAATGGACATCGCAGCCAAGTCTGTGTTCCTGACTACGGGCAGGTGGGACGTGGCCACGGCCTCGCAGAATTTCCCAGACGTCAGACATCTGTGTCCCAGGCCATCTAGAATCACCTCCTGGGCTATTACTcacctaatatttttctttaagtcaatTCACGATTTTAACTTAGTCTTTCTCTAAGCAATAATGATCACGAGTTGAATGGGCAAgtagtatatatgcatataataaaaatataactattaaaTAAGAAAAGCTTGGGAAACATCTAAACCCATAGTGCTCATGCGTGCACTTGGTACTGGGACTCACTAGTTCTGAAATCGGGTTGCTGGCCTCCTAACTGGCTCCCTCACCCCACGTTCTGGAGTCTGGTAGTGGGAAGCTGATTctcatcttttccttcttctctcccttctcctcttccttgcttctccctccccgtcCCTCCCTTCACCTCCCATCccactccttcctttccttctgctccatttctcctccctcccctccctcccctgcttcctgcCAGCCCATATTCCCTCCATCTCCTTGggttcctctccctcctccttctctctatcctcctctccccccacttTCCTCCGGCCTCCTCTTCTTATTTTCCACGCTTCTCCAGATGCTCTGATTTAGGTCAGGGACTGGTGCCTAAATCTTGGCTCTATTACTTATTAAAGCTCTATGACTTTGGATAAGCTGTTCTGTggtcctcagtttctccatttgtaaaatgggaataatagcacCCATCTGGGAAAGTTCTTTTGAGAATTAGGGGTAATGGCATTAAAAATCCAAGAACTTTTTCTTCGGACacaaaaagcagtttttaaaagtcattaagtCCCTGTGGCTACAAGGTCAAATTGCGAGCTAAACAATAATTCATTTAGTTAGCTGAGATGTTCATGCTGGGTCTATAAAGGTCAGTGCTAGAGACTGGATAGCAGAATAAGAGCCCAAATTCTGGGGCTCTAGTTCCTGCTCTGATATCTGCAATCAGAGTGAATGCCGTCAAGCCAAATTCCCCAGGACTCACTCTTCACATTCTTGTGCTTTTGGCCTCACAGTAGCTGGGGTCAAGCGACAATGTGTAGGTGACTgcttttatatacatcagtgttaAGCAGAAGGTCAAAATGAAACTATAGATTTCAACctgcagagaaattaaaaatgttctaACACCTCTTTTCATTGGAAACACTTAAATTTCATTCCCACTTGAATCGGTGTAAATGGGCCCTGGCAAACACCAGTTCCACTGTACTGAGCCAGTCTTAACTGAGCTCTCAAACTGAGCAAAAATTGCAATAGGATATTCTGTTACTATGGCCTCCTGTAAGGAACATTCAAGTGAGAGCTTACACCAAAGTATGACGGAGGGGCTGGTGGTAGGTTCCTCTTTCGTATTCATCAAAATATTCACCCTCTTTCTCAATTGATTATTTGTACAAAATGTTTTAGATGGGGCTTATGAAAAGAGCTGATAAACCTAGCAAGCATTCCTATGTGTTTTGaggttttcttgtctttctttcatTGTCCTCTAGCACTCGGTATCTGATGGTAAGTACCCTCATGCTTCCCACATCTTTCTGTAAACACACCTGCTGAAGAGGAGGGACAGCTGGTCAAGGATGGCCGAGCTGACCAGGCTGCACTGATGGGAACTGTGTGCTCATGTGTAAAGATAATGAGTAGAGAGAAGCTGGTCACAATACATTCTTACCTCTGGACTTACCTCCAGCAGATGAGTATcaaatccttttatttttggcCCAGGAACCGGAGGGAGGATGCAGGTCACCATGCTATAAAAAGATTTGTGAGATAAGATAAATGACACATGTTTTCACTTTGTAATTTTTGAAAGATTAGCGTTATCTCCAAATAGCTGCTACATGGACTATGGTAGATAGAAGTTAGAGTTCCGAGACTATGTGAAACTAACAATCAGTGGTGAAGAAAATGAATACTTCTAGAGGTCAACATCAAAATGAATTctcgcgggcttccctggtggcgcagtggttgagaatccgcctgccgatgcaggggacacgggttcgtgccccggtctgggaggatcccacatgccgccgagcggctgggcctgtgtgccatggccgctgagcctgtgcgttcggagcctgtgctccgcaacgggagaggccacaacagtgagaggcccgcgtaccgcaaaaaaaaaaaaaaaaaaagaattctcgcTAATTAACTCTGGCTGATTCTGAAGTGACTAGGGGATTATTTGCTGTTCTTGCCAGATTTTTACTATTTCACAACTGTGAGCCTCCATTTGATGGAAAGAGCGTCAACTTCAAATGTGTCCATTCTACTTTTGCTAGCACTGATAAAAGTTTTTCATGGTGAACACACTGCAACTAATGGCTAAAATGAGGTGCTTGAATTAGCTGTAGCTTTCCATCATTTTTGTATTGTCTTTCTTGGCCATTATCCCTGACAACCATGATTGGGAGGAGGGTTGATAGACAGTGAAGTACCTGTAGCCCTTCAAAGCCACTGCCCAGACCATAATCAAACAGATGACGGCAGAAAGAACGGCCACAAAGATCCACACGGTTGCATCTGTCATTGAGAAGTCTAAAAAGCAAACAGCCAGAAAGTTTTGATCACATACAgcatcattaaaaacaaacaaacaaacaaaacaaatcaatgaaACTTTTGAACGTAAGTTCCGCCCCTCCACACCTTTTCTGATTTGAACATCAATCCAGAGTAACATTAATGatggatttaattttttccaatattattaaattttaaagtggcatatattttatagttctctAAAATTTTCAAGatccttaaaaatattatttgatttgATACTTATATAGGAAGTCCAAGGGTACATGGTCAGTTgcagtaataataatttaaaaagctaacatttattaagttctcAGTAAAAGCCATATGATGTTAAGCTGTTTACATACATTGCCTGTATGTAAAGATGAGGAACTGAGACTGTAAGAGTGGTTTACCCAGAGGCATGTAGCTATAAAGTTGCagtctgggatttgaacccagggcttcTGCTTTTATTTAGTAAGAGCCAGGGCTGGACTGGATGCACACTTTTATGGCCTGTAATGCGGTGCTCTTTCCAGTATGCCAATGCAAGCCCTGATACTTTGGCCAGGCAAGTTGTCACAAGAGCTAGGTTTCGCCATGCAGTTCTGGGCAAGACTTCTAACTCCACTGACCTTTAGTTTCCTCCCTTTCAGTTCCTAAtggcaagtctgttctctctgaatACTTGAGATGGCTGGGAGGAACAAACAAGGTAAagactttgtaaactgtaaagtacttagaaatgcaaatgattcaTTCCCTGTAGAATGCCAGCCACCATGTTTAATGGCACTTAAAGAATTGGGTGTCTTTTATACACTGTTCCTTGACTAAGAGACCAACATGTAATTGTCTTCAAGGACTGAAAATCAATTCATGCTTTTCAGATGGGATAGTGCCTTACAAATTTTGGGAGAACTAGATGATGACCTTGAATGATAGGAATGGGGCAGATGGGGAGGGCAGAATGACTGACCGTCAAGCCCTCTGAGACATTTCAAGCCCATGACTGCAGACTTATCCTAGAAACTGGTCCTCACTGACAGTGACCCAGGGAGCAATGCTGTACTTACAAATGTCTTTGTGTTGAGTGGAGAGATGATAAACTCACCTCTACTCATTCTTCTGGCTAAGACTCAAAATAGTTTCTCTGTTAGTAGTTACTACATACAAatttaccaaactcattctattttaaaaatatttaggtgTATAAGCAAAAGGGAGCCAAGACACTCACCATTGGGTATCGGGATGGAGCTCTCTGGGCTCCACTCACTCCAGAATCCATGGTCTGGCTTGCAGTGAACCTGAACAAGGTATTTCTGCCCTGGATATAAGCTGAGAATCTTAAACTGAGTCTGCTGCCCAGCGAAATGAGTCTAAGGGAGGCCAAGGAAAACATAAGTCACTCTGACTTGTGTTATGaagaaagagactttttctttagGCAGTAAACTATTCGAGGAGCGAGACCAAATGATCACACTTAGTAAATACCCTGTTCACACCATTCCACCCTCTCAGCCCACCCCTTCCTCCTGTTAAATACTGCTCACACAAAAATCAACAGGCTTTCTATCTCTCCATTGGGAACTCTAGTTCGGAAAGACAAATGTTCTGCTCCCTACACCTTGCTTTCTAAATTCTACATTATGGAAGGTGACTAGttaataaaattggaaaattattcttttctaaaCTCTAATAAAATAATTGATTCAAGGATCATTCACTGATGTAAAGCCACTAGGTGGAAGAGAACTGGGAATTCATGAACACTGAAGCAATTGTGCACAAATTAAACATGACTTTACAATCAAGGGATCAAGATGTGATCTCCCCGATCCAGGGGCCACTTTTAACATCATTTATGGTAGGTTGACCAGATGGTCTTTGTTTCCTGATATGATGGAATATGAAGCATATATATCACCTCTGAAGTTTTCTTACCAAAAATTGTTCACCTGGAATCTAATCAAGTCTTTAGATCTAATGTCTGCTTACAGGAAATATGGGGACATAGAAATTGGTTAAATGACCTCACAAAGAACTAATCAGACAAATGCAGAAGGTGGGGCATTCTATGTGACAAGTGGCCCAGTCTCCTGAGCACATTGAGAGTGAAGGGATATATCAGCCAGCCACAGTGAGTGATCCTGGAGTGGATTCTGGTTTGAACAAACcagctgttaaaaatattttttgaagcaaTTGGGGGAATTAAAATATGGACTGGCCATTAAATGATATTAAGGGATTCAAaaagatgatattaaggaatttcaattaattttctaCATGTGATCCTATTATTTTGgctatatttggaaatattccCTTTTTAAAAGAGACATATACTAAACTATTTAAGAGTAGATTATCATAATGCCTATAATTTATTGTACTATTtgtttataatgaaatattttaaagtgaataaaaatgcCATTAGCCGTGGACTGGTTACACTGAAATTTTTTCCTCCCACTTAGTGCCATTTAAGTACTCTCACAGATGTTAGATCTAAGATATCCTGGGGGAGGTGGGCTGAAAACTTGGCAGAAGTGGCTGTTCAGTTGCAAGGAGCTAGGCATGGGAGAGCTGTAAAGATGAGCCCCCATCCATCCCAGTGGAGGGGAGAAGGCCCTTCCACACATGGGTGGGTAACATCAGGAAGGCAACGTGGTGGCCCAATAATTAGGGGGCATGACCTATTATCAGTTGGGGTACTTCATCTTTGCCAAAGGACAGGGTTCCCTCCAAAAGCTTCTGGTTGACTCACCTCCCACTCAGCTGCTTTCTCAGGTTTTAATCGAATTTCATACTGGAGTGTGAGCCAACCAGATCTTAC
Protein-coding regions in this window:
- the PRLR gene encoding prolactin receptor isoform X2 → MADFAPRQNEPLIHFLWKEKGANMKENVASTVVFILLLFLNTNLLNGQSPPGKPEIFKCRSPEKETFTCWWKPGADGGLPTNYTLTYHKEGEIFTHECPDYKTGGPNSCYFNKKHTSIWTIYIITVNATNQMGSSSSDPRYVDVTYIVEPDPPVNLTLELKQPEDRKPYLWIKWFPPTLVDVRSGWLTLQYEIRLKPEKAAEWETHFAGQQTQFKILSLYPGQKYLVQVHCKPDHGFWSEWSPESSIPIPNDFSMTDATVWIFVAVLSAVICLIMVWAVALKGYSMVTCILPPVPGPKIKGFDTHLLEKGKSEELLSALGCQDFPPTSDCEDLLVEFLEVDDSGDQQLLAAHSKEHPGQGVKPTHSDPDSDSGRGSCDSPSLLSEKCDEPQANPSKFHTPEGLEKAEKPETNVTQPQGPQSTSVEGKMPCLHASGSQSSTWSLLQPPGLHYSRSSYHSVADVCKLGLGTAGAASTLLDKTDARALTPSQTIETGGEGKAAERGESESFRSKTDQDAARLLPQDKTPLTSAKPLEYVEIHKVSKDGALALLPKQNEHSGRAEKTSTPETSKEYSKVSRVMASNILVLVQDRRAQNLAPFEEPAKEAPPSLPQNPAAVDLASFPAAPSSCRLQLGGLDYLHPTGFMHPFQ
- the PRLR gene encoding prolactin receptor isoform X4, which produces MKENVASTVVFILLLFLNTNLLNGQSPPGKPEIFKCRSPEKETFTCWWKPGADGGLPTNYTLTYHKEGEIFTHECPDYKTGGPNSCYFNKKHTSIWTIYIITVNATNQMGSSSSDPRYVDVTYIVEPDPPVNLTLELKQPEDRKPYLWIKWFPPTLVDVRSGWLTLQYEIRLKPEKAAEWETHFAGQQTQFKILSLYPGQKYLVQVHCKPDHGFWSEWSPESSIPIPNDFSMTDATVWIFVAVLSAVICLIMVWAVALKGYSMVTCILPPVPGPKIKGFDTHLLEVSPEKGKSEELLSALGCQDFPPTSDCEDLLVEFLEVDDSGDQQLLAAHSKEHPGQGVKPTHSDPDSDSGRGSCDSPSLLSEKCDEPQANPSKFHTPEGLEKAEKPETNVTQPQGPQSTSVEGKMPCLHASGSQSSTWSLLQPPGLHYSRSSYHSVADVCKLGLGTAGAASTLLDKTDARALTPSQTIETGGEGKAAERGESESFRSKTDQDAARLLPQDKTPLTSAKPLEYVEIHKVSKDGALALLPKQNEHSGRAEKTSTPETSKEYSKVSRVMASNILVLVQDRRAQNLAPFEEPAKEAPPSLPQNPAAVDLASFPAAPSSCRLQLGGLDYLHPTGFMHPFQ
- the PRLR gene encoding prolactin receptor isoform X5, whose amino-acid sequence is MGSSSSDPRYVDVTYIVEPDPPVNLTLELKQPEDRKPYLWIKWFPPTLVDVRSGWLTLQYEIRLKPEKAAEWETHFAGQQTQFKILSLYPGQKYLVQVHCKPDHGFWSEWSPESSIPIPNDFSMTDATVWIFVAVLSAVICLIMVWAVALKGYSMVTCILPPVPGPKIKGFDTHLLEVSPEKGKSEELLSALGCQDFPPTSDCEDLLVEFLEVDDSGDQQLLAAHSKEHPGQGVKPTHSDPDSDSGRGSCDSPSLLSEKCDEPQANPSKFHTPEGLEKAEKPETNVTQPQGPQSTSVEGKMPCLHASGSQSSTWSLLQPPGLHYSRSSYHSVADVCKLGLGTAGAASTLLDKTDARALTPSQTIETGGEGKAAERGESESFRSKTDQDAARLLPQDKTPLTSAKPLEYVEIHKVSKDGALALLPKQNEHSGRAEKTSTPETSKEYSKVSRVMASNILVLVQDRRAQNLAPFEEPAKEAPPSLPQNPAAVDLASFPAAPSSCRLQLGGLDYLHPTGFMHPFQ
- the PRLR gene encoding prolactin receptor isoform X1 — its product is MADFAPRQNEPLIHFLWKEKGANMKENVASTVVFILLLFLNTNLLNGQSPPGKPEIFKCRSPEKETFTCWWKPGADGGLPTNYTLTYHKEGEIFTHECPDYKTGGPNSCYFNKKHTSIWTIYIITVNATNQMGSSSSDPRYVDVTYIVEPDPPVNLTLELKQPEDRKPYLWIKWFPPTLVDVRSGWLTLQYEIRLKPEKAAEWETHFAGQQTQFKILSLYPGQKYLVQVHCKPDHGFWSEWSPESSIPIPNDFSMTDATVWIFVAVLSAVICLIMVWAVALKGYSMVTCILPPVPGPKIKGFDTHLLEVSPEKGKSEELLSALGCQDFPPTSDCEDLLVEFLEVDDSGDQQLLAAHSKEHPGQGVKPTHSDPDSDSGRGSCDSPSLLSEKCDEPQANPSKFHTPEGLEKAEKPETNVTQPQGPQSTSVEGKMPCLHASGSQSSTWSLLQPPGLHYSRSSYHSVADVCKLGLGTAGAASTLLDKTDARALTPSQTIETGGEGKAAERGESESFRSKTDQDAARLLPQDKTPLTSAKPLEYVEIHKVSKDGALALLPKQNEHSGRAEKTSTPETSKEYSKVSRVMASNILVLVQDRRAQNLAPFEEPAKEAPPSLPQNPAAVDLASFPAAPSSCRLQLGGLDYLHPTGFMHPFQ
- the PRLR gene encoding prolactin receptor isoform X3 is translated as MPGPCEPLIHFLWKEKGANMKENVASTVVFILLLFLNTNLLNGQSPPGKPEIFKCRSPEKETFTCWWKPGADGGLPTNYTLTYHKEGEIFTHECPDYKTGGPNSCYFNKKHTSIWTIYIITVNATNQMGSSSSDPRYVDVTYIVEPDPPVNLTLELKQPEDRKPYLWIKWFPPTLVDVRSGWLTLQYEIRLKPEKAAEWETHFAGQQTQFKILSLYPGQKYLVQVHCKPDHGFWSEWSPESSIPIPNDFSMTDATVWIFVAVLSAVICLIMVWAVALKGYSMVTCILPPVPGPKIKGFDTHLLEVSPEKGKSEELLSALGCQDFPPTSDCEDLLVEFLEVDDSGDQQLLAAHSKEHPGQGVKPTHSDPDSDSGRGSCDSPSLLSEKCDEPQANPSKFHTPEGLEKAEKPETNVTQPQGPQSTSVEGKMPCLHASGSQSSTWSLLQPPGLHYSRSSYHSVADVCKLGLGTAGAASTLLDKTDARALTPSQTIETGGEGKAAERGESESFRSKTDQDAARLLPQDKTPLTSAKPLEYVEIHKVSKDGALALLPKQNEHSGRAEKTSTPETSKEYSKVSRVMASNILVLVQDRRAQNLAPFEEPAKEAPPSLPQNPAAVDLASFPAAPSSCRLQLGGLDYLHPTGFMHPFQ